The genomic interval ACCATACCGCCAGACTGGGGGGCATGGAGCGTTTGGAGCAAGAAGAAGCACACGTAGACGGATACGCGACAAGGCGAGGGgaacaagtcccacatacaGCGCCCGCTAACcaggaacaacactcatttggacagtcttcaattccaaatagaaacctcgtgggaacttcaagaatagctccacccacagtcttactctcagattatgaactattgcggaAGAACTTTGAGGAGCTGAAGCAGCAAAATAATGAGCTCAGggtgaacaatgaggagaatatgagaagactacaggaggtcactgctttgttacgtgaactaGGGCCGGACATTCATATTCCCCGCGTGGGACAAATCaatacaagggtagaacatcggaGATTCCAGGACAACCCTTCAAGAACCCCTCGGCAGGGGACAAGAATCAGAACTCCAGGGCTGAATAGTAAAGTTTCGGAAGTAACGGACTCGAGAAGGAAAAATTGCAGAAGGGTGAGAAAAGCTCCCAAGTATAGAGAGACAGCAGAAAACACCTACTCGGGAGTGCCCCAAGACCCATCTATTtgccaaaataaaaagaagcagGAAACACTTAGCGTGTCTGACattaaacgcctcatagaagaggtgctagaacaGAAGCAGGTAATACTGATACCAAAGGTAACTCCCTCGAAAGGATTCCCTCTATCTGAGGAACTCCAGAGGCGACTGGTGCAACCAGGGTTTGAACTACCACAACTCTCGGTATACTCAAGAAGGGAGGACCCCGAAAAACACTTACAACATTTTGTCGCAGTAgccgtgttacatggatggaatgaggtcactaggtgcagggctttcccaTTCTCCCTGGTAGGACAAGCTCagcagtggttcactgaattaccgacaggacatatacgatcattcgaacagttgaagaaagaatttctaAATGCATTCTCCGTCTATCTCCCAAAGAAAAagagtgcaatatatctaatgagtttACAGCAGAAGTCGgatgaatccctaaagcaatacatCGAGCGGTTTAGGGTTGCGACAcaagaagtaagggatctcccaatCGGATTGGCAGTGTCAGCCCTGCTAAACGGAACTACCTACGCTCCAtttagaagatccttagccttctccAAGCCAAATTCAGTGACTGAGTTGTTCGACCGAGCAGAACAATTTGTCACccaaatagaaattttggatgcaggggaaggtaatagaagaggaagagaaacccagcccgaagtgcgaaggacctTACGAAATCTAGAAGATGGTAGACACCAACAGGTACACACTACCGACACCACAGAGCAAGGCGATAGGAAAATCTCGAAACACCGTgcacctcgagaggtacttccCGGCTTTAGCCCCAGGGGAAAGGACGAAGCACGAGACATAGAGTCAAGCCTATCGTCAGAAGCGTTCCTTGACCCGGTTAGAGGCCGGAATTATCTttgaattttccattgtaatgacatcccccgataaataaaagaatatatcccatgtattcccgtggagtaggcaaaactataagccgaaccacgtaaaatctacaggagcccagattatttgtatgtgtcttgCAAGTATAGCGGCCCAAGCACAGCTCGCTTCCaataggtcaagtcgcctagctgcaatctggtgccgatgaccacgggATGGCTcgggattaccagaacatccgacgcctatgcccgcagactcacccggatccctcgtttgagttcggtgctatgcctttttggctagacccgactccttggttgatttggcgcctaggtctcccggcaaactcggatgtatggtaggaatcccgtgctagaccactggccaaacccagattccctgaggtagactggccctagAAGGCGAAAAAGAAGTGAAATGATCACCTGATAGTTCTAGCATAAGACcgctcccgaaggtcaagtcgcctagtggcaatttggtgccgatgaccacgagctggccctagaggatccgatgcctatgcccgtagactcacccagatccctcatttgagttcggtgctatgcctttttagctagacccgactccttggttgatctggcgcctaggtctcccggcaaactcggataCCTAGGAGGAATCCCGCGCTTGGCCACtagccaaacccagatcccctgaggtaaactggcccaaggaaggcatgaaaaGACAACAACCCTGTGACAACTCTGTCATGACCCCGCTTATCAGGGTTGAGCCACCCAGGTGGaatctggtgcctatgaccacgagttggggcgggatcaccagaacatccaaTGCCTATGCTCgtagactcacccagatccctcgcttgagttaGGTGTTATGTCTTTTTGGCTAGACCTAACTCCTTGATagatctggtgcctaggtctcccggcaaacttggatgtctggcCAGAATCTGGTGCCGAACAACTGGCCAAACCCGGATTCCCTGAAATAGGCTAACCATGAAAGACGGACATGGAGAGCACAATAGCCAGAGCGTTATGACCCATTATGGTATCATCGGATGCTCCGGAGACTGTGCCCGTGGGCTCGTCGGGATCCATTGACTGAGTCTGGTGCTATGCTCccgagctagacccgactccttagcTGATCTGACGCCTAGACCTCTCGGCAAGCTCGGACACCCGACTAGAATTCCATAGTGAAGTCTATCTACCAGGGGTATGATTGCCCAGAAATAATTTGGTACTTCAACCCCTGATTGACGTAAGATCTTTTGGGCATTTTGAAACATTTGATTGAGTCAAggtgctagacccgactccttggctaaatattttactctttaattttgtctaaagacaaaacaaaagagtagggggcaattgttgtgccatagaaaaaataaataaaaagaaatgagaataaaaaatgaaaagtaaaaataaaagcaaaagcTGGCGGCAAATTGCCGCCAGCCTTGCGACAAAATTGCCGCTAGCCTCGCGGCATGAGTTAGCCGCGAGGCTGGCCTTGCACAAGGGCTAGCCGCAAGGCCAGACTTGTGGCTGGCCTCGCGAGCGGCAGCCTCACGGCTGCCTGCCACGAGCTCGCTTGCGGCTAATTGCCGCAAGCGGCCTCACGGTTGCATGCCGCGAGGGCCGCGGCCCCCTTCAGGGGCTGGCCGCAAGGCTTGAGCCTTGCGGCCCCACTTTGGATGGCCGCAAGGCTCCACCTTGCGGCCACTTGGTTGGGCCGCAAGGTTCAAGCCTTGCGGCCACTTCTTTTTCGCAAGGTTTAATCCCCCTTCGTTGAAGTCGCCCCCATTTAGCAAACGCCACGTGTTAACACCAACAATTCTTGaaaatcgtgccctataaatacccagctacaggacattaataGGGACCTCCAACTTCGATAAATCTgatcactttgaatacactttgactattttttcgtgaatattcatcggggttcgggactgactttggcatcggagggctttcgcggggaagattcccgtgagccttctaacctattctctcagcattaacagggccgaatccttgtggcgaacctaacGGCGAAGCttgcggcaaagcttgtggcgaagctagcggcaagaccttgtggcaaagctagtggcaagaccttgtggcaaagctagcggcaagaccttgtggcgaagctagcggcaagaccttgtggcgaagctagcggcaagaccttgtggcgaagcttgtggcaaagctcgtggcgaagcttgtggcgaacctcgtggcgaagctagcggcaaagcttgtggcaaagctagcggcgaagcttgtggcgaagctagcgacaagaccttgtggcaaagctagtggcgaaactagtggcaagaccttgtggcgaagcttgtggcaaagctcgtggcgaagcttgtggcgaacctcgtggcgaagctagcggcgaagctagcggcgaagcttgtggcgaagctagcggcaaagcttgtggcgaagccttgtggtgaACCTAGTGGCGAGACCtcgtggcgaaagctagtgacGAGAGCTAGTGGAGAAAGCTAGtgacgagagctagtggcgaaagctagttgcgagaactagcggcaaatccttgcggtgagcatcctaacggcaatctcccttgaagcaacatctcttacggcaacctaacttcacccgacaccgagctcgagtggaccccacatcacaaaattttaattgttgtattttgacaacaacaaaaatatatctaGAGACAAtcacataaatttatttgtaaaaaattaaataagaagaCGCATTAGACTTTTTTCAGAGAttgtcagataagtttaacaaatacgttAGAAAGTTAAAAAgtctgaaatattttttatatcttatctttcttCGGATGCCCTCCTTGCGGACCCCATCACTCAGTCCCATGATCATATCTCATCTTTCTTTGAGATTAAAAGGTGAAATTCTTCACCTTAAGGGCTTCCTGCAGCTCACTAAAATTTATGATGGAGAAGTAAATTACGAAAATTTACCTccataaatttatctttcttattCTATATGTTGATTAATAAATGTACTGACAACTAGGAAATTTACTGCCCCCACGGAACTTTACGAAGACATTGGCATGTGAAAACTGCCAAAAATGAAGGCGTATAATCCATCATGAAATTTTCCTTTCCTTAATTGGGTTGAACGTAACGAAGACATAGGTGGTTGATTTATTTGAACATGGATGGAGCATTGATCATGGACATGGATGATGGTGCCACCGCGAAGAGCGGGGTTTTGAAAAGGGAATAACTAACTTTTGGCGTGGATTATCCATTAAACGCAATCTCCCTCCTCCCTTCCCCCCTCTCGCATTTTTGTTTTCCTGTCGTCTGTTTTTCACTTCGCCTGTTGTTTGCGAGGTAACGTTGATTGATACTATGGAAGGAGACTCTGGCGAGTTTGAGGAATGGGAGCTGCTTCTCGATATCCCGGACGGTGCTATCTCGGATGAGGACTCTAGGGTTTTGGAGGCCATCGAAGAAGAAGGTGGCTCCCAAGGTATGGTTCGAACCGATTACTTCTCTCTGGGTTCTGTTGGGTCTGATAATCGCGGTTGGACTGATCCAGTGCATCCGAGGAAAGAGTTGAGTGATTTTTGGCCTGAAGATCGTAAAGTTATCACCTTCGACGCTAAAGACTCGGTGGGTTTCCCTGATACTGCGGAAAGGGAAGTGGAAGTGGAAATCGATATTGAACATGAATTGACTGTCGTGGAAGAGGAAAAACCCGAGGTCCGTTTTGAAGGAATTGAGGAAATTGGAGTTGAGGGGGAAATGGGGAAATTCTGGTCGGTTTCTGGCGAAGTAGAGCCTATTTCAGTGAAATCTGTGGACTTTGAGCACGAGGTTGAGAAGGCTATTGATAGTAATGGGAATGCTGAAGATGGTTTGGAGATATTGGGTGGAGAGGAGGCCAAGGGTTCGATAGGGGAAAGTGAGCTTTCATGTGAGAATCAGAATGCAGCTATAGGAGAAACGAAGTTGGGTAGCGAGGAAGACAAGAGGAGTGTTGTGTGGTGGAAGGTTCCATTTGAGTTCTTAAAATATTGTGTTTTCAGGTTTAGGCCGGTATGGACTTTTTCGGTGGCAGCGGCTGTTATGGGCTTTCTTATCTTGGGACGCAGATTGTataagatgaagaaaaagagcTGGAGCTTGCAGGTGAAGGTTGCCATGAGCGATAAGGTTAATAACTCTCTAAAGCATTTGGTTTTGGGTTGTCATGTCAGATATCAGTGCGGTTTATTTTGCTTGAATTGAGAACTGAACTTCCTATTATGCCTATCCCATGTTACTCCTATGTGACAGGGTGACTATCATTTAACTCTGCCATGGTATTCTCAAGGTTACCATAAAAGCAAAAAATCAAAGGAACTAAATAGTACTTTTTTTGTGTGGTTGATTTCATCTTAAATTCTCTCTTGATTGGAcctgagaagaaaaaaaggaaacttctttaaatttttcatgatttaaatttttggaaAGAAAAGTTTCTAGTTAGCTTTAGCATCATGCAATTATATGGCCTACTTGAGtgttttcatttgaattttgaCATGAATGATAAACACAAGACATGCTTATTTCCAATAATTCCTCATTGAAAAAGGAGCTATGTACCTTTGTTCAATTTATTTGTTAGCAACAGAGTAAACGGGAGATTTTAGTCCATATTATCTATTTGGTATTTGCAATTGATAATTCTGGGTATCTTGGTAAGTTTTCTTCAAGGCCTTTCTTAAATTACTTCATCTTGGATTCTAGTTTGGCATGATTCATGACCAGTGAGTAATTAACTTGATGTTCAATAACCTTGTTTGGAATTTGGACGCATAATAGCTCTTTGCTGCATGTTTCTATCCTAGAATGCTGAACATTTTTCCTGTTTTTGTGGGTGTTCTgataatctttttttctttctgttcaAGAGCTTCAAGCTACATATGAGGCTCCCATGTTAATCATTTTTTCAAATACAAAGTAATTATATCAAATTTTGTTCTCTTTCCCCTGGGATGATTAGTAGCCATCTGATTACATGCTTTGTATATCATTGTTATTACTTAATAGATTATAATTGGCCTTCTTTTATTTGACAAAAATCATAAAGAGTGTTTTAGTTTATGTATTACTAGCACACGCTTGGATGGTATAACTTGGTCTTGCCATGGCTTTAGTAAACACATTAGCCACTTGACTTCTTGTAGGAAtatagatagattaattcctcCTTCCTTAATTTCCCTCTTTACGAAACTTCGGTCTATTCTCACATGCTTCATTCGATCATGTTGAACTGGATTCTTAACAATACTAATTGCTAATTTACTATCACTATACACATTTGTTTACTATGACAAAGGAATATGTATGTCTTCTGTTAGCCTTCCTAAGCAAATCACTTCACAAATTCCTTGAGCTATAGCTTGGAATTCTGTCTCAGCACTACTACGAGCAACAACCgattgttttttatttctccATGTAACCATATTTCCCTATACTTTAGTACAATAGCCTGAAGTTGACCGGCCATCTTCAATAGACCCTACCCAATCTGCATCAACAAAGCCCTCAATTCCTCTTTTTGCTGTTTTCTGAAATAGCAATCCCTTTCCAGGTGTCCCATTTAGATACCTTAGGACATGAAAAACAACATTAATATGTCTTTGGGTAAGAGAATGCATATATTGACTTATTACACTCACTACATAGATTATATCCGACCTTGTAAGGGTTAAGTAGATTAATTTTTCCACCAATCATTGATATCTTTCCTTTTCTACCAGGGCATCATTATTGATTTCTCCAAATTTCCAGTTCTTTTCTAAAGGTGTTCCAACAAGTCTACACCCTAGCATACTTGTTTctttcaacaaatcaagtgtatattttctttgtgagatgAAAATGCCCTCTTTACTCCAAGCCACCTCCATTCCTAAAAAATACCTCATTGTTCCTAGGTCTTTGACTTCGAATTCAGCTCTCAATTGCTTCTTCAAGCTCTCTATTTCTTGCATGTCATCTCCTGTCACTATAATATCATCCACTTATACGATCAATATAGCCTTCCTTCCattagttgtttgttttatgaACAATGTATGGTCTGCTTCCCACTGTTGATACCCTAACCGATTAAGGGTCATATTGAACTGAACCAGGCTCTGGGTGATTGTTTTAACCTGTATAGAGACCTCTTAAGCTTACAAACCTTTTCAGTGTCCATTTCTTGCTCAAAACTAGGAGGAACCcgcatatatattttttcatcctAATCTCCATTGaggaaggcatttttaatatctaattgatgtaaAGGCCACTCTAAATTAATAGCAATAAAGAGTAATACTCTGATAGAATTCAGTTTAACCACAACAGCAAATGTCTCTTCATAGTCAATTCCATAGGTTTGGGTGAAACCTTGGGCCACTAATCCAGCCTTATATCTATCAACACTTCCATTTGCATGATATTTTATCGTGAATACCCACTTACATCCAACTATCCTCTTATTTGAGGGCAATTCATACTAAGTATTATTACCGACTAGTGCTTTCATTTCTTCCAGAACATCCGCTTTCCACTTAGGATCCTTCATAGCACATTAGATGGTTTTGGGGATTTTAATGTTGTCTATACTTGCAACAAAAGCCCTAAACTATGGACACTACTTTGTGTAAGTCAAATGATTAGAAATAGGGTATTTAACACAGGACTTTACCCCTTTTCACAGTGCTATAGGAACAACCCAATCCAAATCATGAATCCTTGTAGTGTTGTCCTCAAATGGACTAGGCTCCTAAGATGGACTAACCCCCGAATTCAATGGCTAATTGTGCTAAGGTTGCTGATGGTCTTTAGGCCTCTTGGAATAAACTAGAAGAGAATTGTCAGGAGCTGGGAGGTGAGTATCAAGGGCTGGAAGGTGAGTGTCAGGAGTTGTTTTAGGATCAGGAGTGAGGTTTTTTAGATCAGGCATAGAAGTATCAAGAGGGTCAAGAGCTGCTACTAGTGTGTTGTCAGGAGTTGATGTTGCTGCTCTCCCTTGAGAACATACTAGTAGCGGAGGGGTAACAAAATCAGGCataagaagagagaagaagggATCCCGGGGCCACTCTGCATATGCAGTCTCCTCTAAAAAGGATGTAAGATGATAAAAAGGTTGATCCTCATAGAATGTCACATCAGAGGATACAAAAATTTTTCTAGAGAGATAATAGCACTTGTATCCTTTCTGGGAAGGAGAATACCTAGCAAAGATACCCTCAAGTGCCTTTGGTTCAAATTTGGTTTAGGAGGGATTATTGTTGTGAACATACACAGTGCAACCAAAAACCTTGAGGGAAGGAGAAGTAAGGAGATGAACATGGGGAAACAGACCATGAAAAGTGTTAAGAGGAGTTTCAAATTGCAGGGCTTTAAAAGGAATACGATTAATGACGTAAGAAGTGGTAAGAACAACTTCCCCCCAATAGGAATGAGGAACATAGGTAGTGAACATCATGGCTTGGGCCACCTCAAGAAGGTGTCTATTTTTTCTcccagccaccccattttgttgaggggtgtgAGGGGTGTATGGACATGAACTCTAATGGAATATGCTATGTTCAGAGAGATATTTAGTgaaatcatgagaaaaatattctcgGACATTATTAGTTTGAAGAACATGAATAGGAGTTTGAAAcacattcaaaataagtttgTGAAACCTTTTGAATGTGCTACTGGCCTttgatttttctctcataagaTAGATCCAACAAACTCTAGTATGATCTTCAATAAAGGTTATAAACCAATGGGTACTAGAGATATTGGGATGCTTAGCAagaccccaaatatcactatgaatcaagtGAAAAGGTTTAGATGGTTTATAGGGCTGTATAGAATAATGAAAACGAGGATGTTTAGCAAGAGTACACTGCTCACACTGAAAAGATTGTTCTTTATTGATGAAAAGATGAGACTACAAGGATTTTAGATATGGGAAACTAGAGTGGCCTAGGCGTTTATGCCACAACAAAACATTGGCATTAGCTGTTACAGTAAGGACAACTTTATTGGTTAGAGAACTTGGGAATTCCGAAACATCTTCTGAAATGTAGTAAAGGCCATCTCTTGCCTTAGCACTACCAATCATCATCCCTAAAGACTAGTCCTGAAATATACAGTAGGATGGGAAAAAGTTACACTACAATTCATGTATCTTGTAAGTTTActaattgataataaattacACTGCAATCCAGGTTTATGTAGAACAGATTTTAACTTTAGTTTTAATAAACACACTGTTCCAAACCCCAAGGCATGAGAGGTTGTGTCATCAAccatagaaatattaatagttgTGCTACAAGGTGTATAATCCATCATAGAATTAGCCAAACTTGACATATGATCTGATGCACTAGTATCCACTAGCCAAACATGTTTAGGGAGCTTTCATGAGATTAGTGAGTACTGAGGAATACCTTGTAGACCTGTTGAAGCTATTGGCTTAAGAGGAGGAGGACTTGAGGGTTTTGTACCTGTGGTTTGATTTAGCAGCCTATACAAGGCTTGAACCTGCTCTGTTGATAGTTTTAGATTTGTGTTGTTCCCAGATTCAGTAGAGACTTCTGTAGCATAAGTTGATTTGGTTgtttctctcttattttgtgGCTTCCAGTTTGCTAGTTTGCCATGAATCTTCCAACATGTTTCCCTTGTGTGGTATGATTTAttacagtggtcacaccactgcTCGTCCTTCTActgatttcttgaaaaattatccTCCTTTTTTGACAGTAGTAAGAGCAGTGTTTTGAGGGCCTAAGATTGAGTATGTCTATTGGGTGAGCATCACCTTCCGCTTGCTTTCCTCTTTCCTTACCTCAGCAAACACCTCTCTGAGTGTAGGTAAGGGTTTAGTAGCTAATAATCTTCCACGAACTTCATCCAAATTCGAGTTAAGACcatgggaaaaataaaaaacacgaccattttctaacattttagtGTTTTTGGTGCTATTGGTTAGACACTCCCAACTAATATTGTAGAGCAAATCCATCTCATGCTATAACTCAATCAAaacattatagtattttgtaaCATTAAGATTACATTGTCTAGTTGTATGAATGACTGACTTGATTTCAAAGCATTGAGAGGCATTATCTAAATTTGAGTACATTTCTTAGACTGCATCCCAAATCTCTTTTGTAATCTTGTAGAAGAGATAGGTTCTACCGATCCTTAACTCCATTGAGTTGATAAGCCATGccataataattgaattttctacTTCCCATATGCCATAATTTGCTGCTGTGTTTGGTGGGATAGGAATAGCTCCTGTCAAGTTTCTAGCTTTCCCCTTCCCCTTGATCACGAGCAATACAGTTTGAAACTATTATCTCAAATTACTCTCATTCAATTTATGTTGAGTAATCTATAGAGGATGGTTGTCAATAGGGTTTGTAGAAAAATTGGACTGAGAATATGAGGGTTAGGAGAACTAGTGGCTAAGGCTTCGGTTATCGTTGGGTTTGGTAGATTTTCGGCCATGATTTTCAAACAGCCTTGACCCTAAGATCTAGGTTACCAAgacttggctctgataccatgaaataaGCTGAATTCTTGAAAGCTTACTTGCATGTTATTGAATTTGAATACAGGTATTTATACAAGTACAAAATATCTATGCTATCTCCTagaaaaaatgtataaattcaaatttagataacTTTAACTGATATTTGAAATGTTagacttatcttcttctttcaagttgTATCTTTCCCTTGAATTTTGGAGCTTATCTTAATCTTCTAAGTTACCTCATCTTTTAAATCTTGAAGTCTTATCTTATCTCCAACCACCCTATCTTCCCTTTTTAAACTTGAACACCCAATCTCATCGTCCTACACCCTTTGATGCTCCATTTTGA from Diospyros lotus cultivar Yz01 chromosome 8, ASM1463336v1, whole genome shotgun sequence carries:
- the LOC127808416 gene encoding uncharacterized protein LOC127808416 isoform X3 — translated: MEGDSGEFEEWELLLDIPDGAISDEDSRVLEAIEEEGGSQGMVRTDYFSLGSVGSDNRGWTDPVHPRKELSDFWPEDRKVITFDAKDSVGFPDTAEREVEVEIDIEHELTVVEEEKPEVRFEGIEEIGVEGEMGKFWSVSGEVEPISVKSVDFEHEVEKAIDSNGNAEDGLEILGGEEAKGSIGESELSCENQNAAIGETKLGSEEDKRSVVWWKVPFEFLKYCVFRFRPVWTFSVAAAVMGFLILGRRLYKMKKKSWSLQVKVAMSDKASQFLSRAARLNEAFSVVKRVPVIRASLPAAAGGVGSSLPAMSLR
- the LOC127808416 gene encoding uncharacterized protein LOC127808416 isoform X1 produces the protein MEGDSGEFEEWELLLDIPDGAISDEDSRVLEAIEEEGGSQGMVRTDYFSLGSVGSDNRGWTDPVHPRKELSDFWPEDRKVITFDAKDSVGFPDTAEREVEVEIDIEHELTVVEEEKPEVRFEGIEEIGVEGEMGKFWSVSGEVEPISVKSVDFEHEVEKAIDSNGNAEDGLEILGGEEAKGSIGESELSCENQNAAIGETKLGSEEDKRSVVWWKVPFEFLKYCVFRFRPVWTFSVAAAVMGFLILGRRLYKMKKKSWSLQVKVAMSDKKASQFLSRAARLNEAFSVVKRVPVIRASLPAAAGGVGSSLPAMSLR
- the LOC127808416 gene encoding uncharacterized protein LOC127808416 isoform X4 is translated as MEGDSGEFEEWELLLDIPDGAISDEDSRVLEAIEEEGGSQGMVRTDYFSLGSVGSDNRGWTDPVHPRKELSDFWPEDRKVITFDAKDSVGFPDTAEREVEVEIDIEHELTVVEEEKPEVRFEGIEEIGVEGEMGKFWSVSGEVEPISVKSVDFEHEVEKAIDSNGNAEDGLEILGGEEAKGSIGESELSCENQNAAIGETKLGSEEDKRSVVWWKVPFEFLKYCVFRFRPVWTFSVAAAVMGFLILGRRLYKMKKKSWSLQVKVAMSDKASQFLSRAARLNEAFSVVKRVPVIRASLPAAAGGVASSWPAMSLR
- the LOC127808416 gene encoding uncharacterized protein LOC127808416 isoform X2, whose amino-acid sequence is MEGDSGEFEEWELLLDIPDGAISDEDSRVLEAIEEEGGSQGMVRTDYFSLGSVGSDNRGWTDPVHPRKELSDFWPEDRKVITFDAKDSVGFPDTAEREVEVEIDIEHELTVVEEEKPEVRFEGIEEIGVEGEMGKFWSVSGEVEPISVKSVDFEHEVEKAIDSNGNAEDGLEILGGEEAKGSIGESELSCENQNAAIGETKLGSEEDKRSVVWWKVPFEFLKYCVFRFRPVWTFSVAAAVMGFLILGRRLYKMKKKSWSLQVKVAMSDKKASQFLSRAARLNEAFSVVKRVPVIRASLPAAAGGVASSWPAMSLR